In one Legionella clemsonensis genomic region, the following are encoded:
- a CDS encoding bifunctional GNAT family N-acetyltransferase/carbon-nitrogen hydrolase family protein, with translation MTEHVKKRPLVVVRNAKISDIPSIRKLVARAYPDHMETYSPDALRGQIHHFPTGQFVVEYEEQIIGYCATFKISGDIALKPHTWNEITGGGFASRHDPNGDFLYGMEVCVHPDYRGLRIGNRLYTARKKLCQAEGLKGIVFGGRIPRYHKQHKKYPNVHDYINAVIHKEVRDPVLSFQLRNDFQLIGVLPHYLPIDRQSMGYAAHLVWYTPLAMITEQAGQKATPEPVVDKVRLSVVQYMQRPVQSFEEFSQHVEYFIDVVADYYADFILFPELFTMQLLSIQNIDLSPEKAILQLTEYTEPYLELMSSLAVKYNINIIGGSHPTKAADMIYNVAYVFLRDGQIHEQYKIHPTPNERYWWNIHGGDQLTTIMTDCGPIAVLICYDCEFPELARHVVNQGAKLLFVPFCTDERQAYMRVRYCAQARAIENQCYVLMAGNVGNLPGVANMAIQYAQSSIFTPCDFPFSRDGIAADTTPNVEMVCFADLSMHNLEIVRNQGTVLNLKDRRHDLYSVRWKHK, from the coding sequence ATGACTGAGCATGTAAAAAAGCGGCCTCTTGTAGTCGTTCGCAACGCCAAAATCAGTGATATTCCAAGTATACGGAAGTTAGTTGCACGGGCTTATCCTGATCATATGGAGACTTATTCACCTGATGCGTTGCGTGGGCAAATTCATCATTTTCCCACAGGACAATTTGTTGTGGAATACGAAGAGCAAATTATAGGCTATTGCGCAACCTTCAAGATTAGCGGTGACATCGCCCTTAAGCCTCATACCTGGAATGAAATCACGGGGGGTGGGTTTGCTTCCCGCCATGATCCTAATGGAGACTTTCTGTATGGAATGGAAGTGTGTGTCCATCCGGACTATCGTGGTTTACGTATTGGCAATAGACTCTACACAGCCCGTAAGAAGTTATGTCAGGCCGAAGGTTTAAAGGGTATTGTCTTTGGCGGTCGAATTCCACGTTATCATAAGCAACATAAAAAATATCCTAATGTTCATGATTATATTAATGCGGTTATCCATAAGGAAGTTAGGGATCCTGTACTGTCATTTCAACTACGTAATGATTTTCAACTCATTGGTGTCCTTCCCCACTATCTTCCTATTGACAGACAATCCATGGGTTATGCCGCTCATTTAGTTTGGTATACACCCCTTGCCATGATTACGGAACAAGCCGGACAAAAAGCAACACCCGAACCTGTTGTTGATAAAGTTAGGCTAAGTGTCGTGCAATATATGCAGCGGCCGGTACAGTCTTTTGAAGAATTCTCCCAGCACGTGGAATATTTTATTGATGTCGTTGCCGATTACTATGCCGATTTTATTCTTTTTCCGGAATTGTTTACCATGCAGTTACTGTCCATCCAAAATATTGACCTAAGTCCTGAGAAAGCTATTTTACAACTGACTGAATATACAGAACCTTATCTAGAATTAATGTCTTCGCTGGCTGTCAAATATAATATCAATATTATTGGAGGAAGCCATCCTACCAAAGCGGCAGACATGATTTACAATGTCGCCTATGTTTTCTTGCGGGACGGCCAAATTCACGAACAATATAAAATTCACCCTACTCCTAATGAGCGCTACTGGTGGAATATTCACGGCGGCGATCAATTGACTACGATTATGACTGATTGCGGTCCTATTGCTGTATTAATTTGCTATGACTGTGAATTTCCAGAACTGGCCAGACATGTCGTAAACCAGGGGGCCAAGCTCTTGTTTGTACCGTTTTGCACGGATGAGAGACAGGCTTACATGCGCGTTCGCTATTGTGCACAAGCCCGCGCCATCGAAAATCAATGTTACGTTCTTATGGCAGGTAATGTAGGCAATTTGCCTGGTGTTGCCAACATGGCCATTCAATATGCGCAAAGCAGTATTTTTACTCCTTGTGACTTTCCATTTTCCCGAGATGGAATCGCCGCAGACACCACGCCTAATGTGGAAATGGTATGTTTCGCTGATTTGAGCATGCATAATTTAGAAATTGTTCGCAATCAGGGTACCGTGCTTAATCTTAAAGACCGTCGTCATGATTTATACTCTGTGAGATGGAAGCATAAATAA